In Mytilus edulis chromosome 13, xbMytEdul2.2, whole genome shotgun sequence, a single window of DNA contains:
- the LOC139500028 gene encoding kinesin-like protein KIF20B isoform X5, translating into MAGRTRLHSDVVFGDTTQDDDISFRNPKKRILFDEENTNTPVEISEHMKCYLRIRPFSEEEVDSKEDQKCLTIEDENTVATHAPKESHTFKNCTHGLGKTTHKFKFSRIFDSVTTQKDFFNETMLGLVKDFIDGQNCLVFTYGVTSSGKTYTIQGKPKDAGILPRALDVLFNSINGKQWPNNNLKPKMFMDVTRLSAEQAAQEVKIKERTLKMVTFDEPDVMSLLGDDASDLSIINNTTTCSESSNASYGPAGRVSKDSLDEVFSDLENRVREEAAVNVEDQGLMKFSVWVSFAEIYNEQIFDLLEPIPKKKTTRRPVLRLSDDRNGSPYIRGLKEIHVTSADEAYNLLTVGQKNLRTAVTKLNHQSSRSHCIFNIKILRVVDKGNPNHARVSMLSLCDLAGSERHSKTQSKGERLKEAGNINTSLMTLGRCIEALRNNQHHKDKTQLIPFRDSKLTRLFQNFFSGRGKAAMIVNVNQCASMFDETLHVFKFSAVAKQVVVVQKPEPPPKKRLKSAPPPKVPRPSIPWATPGAADMSLMNSALKRGQQIPLPEDDFDEDMDSDSMDDSESAELVRIIDSLREKLKVEKHAKLLMERDIRDEVCKEMMEQIVKIENDYEEQIREREILAEEMMEKRIKILTNTINPRKRQRQEVMEDEDDEWVSSMLLHQEKVKVQERDEELKELKKELETTKSQLNKYIKEQENYIAKNTSLQFKLADTEQVLEQTQKDKEEAKDQVKKVNNKMDELVTNTVEKRKSDIDLGDTCLLETLSQQLQQAKDQIKEQETEIRELNAMLTEAGETFQQTDTEIKQLKEVINDDEEKLKQQQTLISELQTALEESTNAVTTAEERLIKKDEQIIKLESENSELEGESVQVTDVQPSMSMCLSEKLKNQKNCCLFLEETLKQKDEEITGWKNKFAREEDESFKREHALINGYKAEISNLKTQIHQLKAERKLMSPMKNSPSKKCKEVLSPSQCLRETESPRKTRIDSPVRRLRSNANNCGSEERNHHFKENLSRQIKDLQAEFMKNSSVTAELESALHIARLTSEDLESRLEAEQKHKQEAVTKLEELTTKMRELEDTKSQLEKEVEERKKSDDQVEKLKLELKELDDIHNSFKELQDNFGELEKKMATKVEENLTATNKVETLESEVDKFEKEKVTADGQIESLQKDIERLEREKNEAYSKIQDLQDNTDRLEREKDECVQSITLLQQSVSCLTVLEDKVNKLEQDVLDAYAVNKDLEETKTKLELNLEHGRLEIKEKSERTNSIEKYVQQLKEELSGKGIEITNLTEKLEEMETVNFGLREMVNQTTNQIQEKDTEIKEIVVESLQSSDSPSSDSLTNIRKKMRDLKQECEKIKTESENKSQEIEHLKKELEKSKNSNLENGNEMKKLVENCKDLEFQLEEKSIEITDMIECKVAIETKVNELECKVTEVECLSKEKTTQLMELNDELNKIKVAKEMLEADVRDLEEEREELQAHIETRSSLQKDNETLEKDIIEEQRTIEDLSEVLQKKQKENGEYVQKLEDQITELKNGVLSKEENHKQKVTLLDQEISQLKIELEEKCNRIEELSREIDNKSESVCEKDKRFVELQTQLNKNLNLTNQLQSEQKVINQRVENAQIESETLISQINDIRNEKESLEKDHEELGATCSELENMTVDLKDRNEACLAENNSLRQQIECVNQEKQTLQIDLNQLKMKCNELESCSSQSETSDNEHSSRNVAKLQIAELKSALHMHKTLHENAKSEVLESEERIAELEKEIEYLKSEIISVKDEVDVDNVKDEDKENFTHEKEHKSFLNKLKSDLESKNVEIENLEKQVDSLQQENLEKNESCDKLKYELEVKNVELQKLQEDLDSLKQDKSKTEKSLKEMDCLSKTCKQHESLIQEQDLKIKSFEKCDNEKQALVEEVELIQSKCEKLEKEKSKLKTEIDGCKFQMEVSDREIKNLNQAISQQQKLICQQAEKIKEIVQCDGSVTISHELDTLKSDLKSKSEKLEHHKDKLTKVESDLVRISNELNNKEQIIENLKENLNQFRENECLSPTSQSHCARKLRKEKIEVENQLIEAKFKIKQLENEVHNGVMSSPRRMVHTESIQRASVTSPTVHRELNRSQEREQNLRSQLQQASQTVKQQNEKISELEKQILETSTKLRAAEDSLKQRQSLYGVPQDSFVQEDMKRLREEHAKRWEIIQNLEKDLQKKESKLQSKSQVVKDLKQTMEMERDKFEAALRDANANEAVIEELKNAIALQEETMEEQDRYIQQKEETINKLQQDVEKYTDKYHQLLTTSGDSGKEMREMTRENVRQSAEVDQFKKNMEEMNSKLQKLQEEKLELLNKFNEKCKELSELQTILKEKREECDKLQSSTKGDNGEDLDKIVEELKRNNQKLKDDKLLLSAVIKENNDELKEMEKLVSEKRKECEELKSQNNTEKLETVESKNKEQEHIITELKNKIKDKDHSLRDSHKEVRSMNEELSKVRHELDVLKSELKEKSNAITEFGKQVQHKNQEIIRLQRSIEDKSTELNNWKLERDKLVDGLEGIMKKQQKEIHDLKKQKSELEDKQTSRHRHRSTTQHEKLIIVPDSTEDIVIKEEIPDVFQSPPRRAPSRRGRKRKSPTLETPDMLSSAKKEVTDDNMTFVSEDGDISHHIEIDATPAIAAKTLRKSRKKRSSVDLLREEKCDKENKKSTRGRKQRASKTSSDTPETNGKGLTKKLLEDITETSTPNKEGDITVEVEDHGTQMSPAMANKRSRRKHTLYKESLQISEPLDCGSFVGQSPDDVHTTVQRKLRGRKK; encoded by the exons ATGGCAGGAAGGACAAGATTGCATTCAGATGTTGTGTTTGGAGACACTACTCAGGACGATGATATCTCCTTCAGGAATCCTAAGAAGAGGATATTGTTTGACGAGGAGAATACTAATACACCTGTGGAGATCTCAGAACACATGAAATGTTATCTCAGGATAAGACCTTTCTCAGAAGAAGAAGTAGATAGCAAGGAAGACCAG aaatgtcTTACAATTGAAGATGAGAACACAGTAGCCACACATGCACCAAAGGAATCCCATACATTTAAAAACTGTACACATGGTCTAGGAAAAACTACTCATAAGTTTAAATTTTCCCGAATATTTGATTCGGTAACAACCCAGAAAGACTTTTTTAATGAGACAATGCTTGGTCTTGTTAAGGACTTCATTGATGGACAGAATTGTTTAGTGTTTACTTATGGTGTAACAAGTTCTGGCAAAACATACACTATTCAAG GAAAACCTAAAGATGCAGGAATTTTACCTCGAGCTCTAGATGTGTTGTTTAACAGTATAAATGGTAAACAGTGGCCTAATAATAACCTGAAGCCTAAGATGTTTATGGATGTAACTAGACTGTCAGCTGAGCAAGCAGCACAAGAAGTTAAAATAAAGGAGAGGACATTGAAGATGGTTACATTTGAT GAACCTGATGTGATGAGCCTTCTTGGTGATGATGCCTCAGACCTGTCAATAATAAATAATACTACTACATGTTCAGAAAGTTCTAATGCGTCATATGGTCCTGCTGGTAGAGTAtctaaag ATTCATTGGATGAAGTATTTTCTGACCTGGAGAACCGTGTTCGTGAGGAGGCAGCTGTCAATGTAGAAGACCAGGGTCTTATGAAATTCTCTGTTTGGGTCAGTTTTGCTGAAATTTATAATGAACAGATATTTGATTTGTTGGAACCAATACCAAAGAAGAAAACCACACGACGACCTGTTCTACGACTGAGTGATGATAGAAATGGTAGTCCTTATATAAGAG GTTTAAAAGAGATCCATGTAACATCAGCTGATGAAGCTTATAACTTACTGACTGTGGGACAGAAAAATCTACGTACAGCTGTCACCAAACTTAATCATCAGTCATCTAGAAG tcatTGTATTTTTAACATCAAGATTTTACGTGTAGTTGACAAAggaaatccaaatcatgcacggGTCAGCAT GTTGTCTCTATGTGATCTGGCTGGATCAGAACGACATTCTAAAACCCAGAGTAAAGGTGAGCGACTGAAGGAGGCGGGTAATATAAATACCTCATTGATGACGCTAGGAAGATGTATTGAAGCACTCAGGAATAATCAACATCACAA AGATAAAACCCAGCTGATACCATTCAGGGACAGCAAGTTGACAAGATTGTTCCAGAATTTTTTCTCGGGTAGAGGAAAAGCTGCCATGATTGTCAATGTAAACCAATGTGCCAGTATGTTTGATGAAACTCTACATGTCTTCAAATTTTCTGCTGTAGCAAAACAG GTTGTGGTAGTTCAGAAACCAGAGCCACCACCAAAGAAGAGACTGAAATCTGCACCCCCTCCTAAAGTCCCCAGACCATCAATTCCATGGGCTACACCAG GTGCAGCTGACATGTCACTGATGAACTCTGCCCTGAAACGTGGACAGCAGATTCCATTACCTGAGGATGATTTTGATGAAGATATGGACTCAGATTCTATGGATGATTCGGAATCAGCT gaaCTTGTACGAATCATCGATAGTTTGCGAGAGAAACTAAAAGTTGAAAAACATGCTAAACTGTTGATGGAACGAGACATCAGAGATGAAGTGTGTAAAGAAATGATGGAACAGATTGTTAAAATAGAAAACGATTATGA AGAACAGATAAGGGAACGGGAAATTTTAGCCGAAGAGATGATGGAGAAGCGAATAAAGATTTTAACAAACACAATAAATCCCCGGAAACGACAAAGACAAGAGGTCATGGAAGATGAGGATGATGAATGGGTGTCAAGTATGTTGCTACATCAAGAGAAGGTCAAAGTTCAG GAAAGGGATGAAGAACTTAAAGAATTGAAAAAAGAGCTTGAAACCACAAAATCACAACTGAACAAGTACATCAAGGAGCAGGAGAATTATATTGCTAAGAATACGTCTCTACAGTTTAAACTGGCTGATACGGAACAAGTTCTTGAACAGACACAGAAAGATAAG GAAGAAGCCAAGGACCAGGTGAAGAAAGTGAACAACAAAATGGATGAACTTGTAACTAATACTGTAGAAAAG AGAAAGAGTGATATTGATTTAGGAGATACCTGTTTGTTGGAAACCTTGTCACAACAGTTACAACAGGCTAAAGATCAGATTAAAGAACAG GAGACAGAAATAAGGGAATTAAACGCTATGCTGACAGAAGCTGGAGAAACATTCCAACAGACAGATACAGAAATCAAACAGCTGAAGGAGGTCATTAATGATGACGAGGAGAAACTCAAACAACAG CAAACTTTGATATCAGAGCTTCAGACAGCATTGGAAGAAAGTACAAATGCTGTAACCACTGCTGAAGAAAGACTAATAAAGAAAGATGAACAGATTATTAAACTGGAGTCTGAAAACTCTGAGTTAGAAG gtGAGTCTGTTCAAGTTACTGATGTGCAGCCTAGCATGTCCATGTGTTTGTCAG AGAAGTTGAAAAACCAGAAGAATTGTTGTTTGTTCCTGGAAGAAACTTTGAAGCAGAAAGACGAAGAAATAACTGGATGGAAGAATAAGTTTGCTAGGGAAGAAGATGAAAGTTTTAAAAGAGAACATGCACTCATTAATGGTTACAAGGCAGAAATCAGTAATCTTAAAACACAG ATTCACCAATTAAAAGCAGAACGTAAGCTGATGAGTCCTATGAAGAACTCACCTTCAAAGAAATGTAAGGAGGTTCTATCTCCATCTCAATGTCTGAGAGAAACAGAATCTCCAAGAAAAACCAGAATAGACTCTCCTGTAAGGAGACTGAGAAGTAATGCCAATAATTGTGGAAGTGAAGAGAGAAACCACCACTTCAAGGAAAATCTTTCTCGTCAAATCAAAGACTTGCAGGCTGAATTCATGAAGAATTCCTCCGTAACGGCTGAGTTAGAATCGGCATTGCACATAGCTAGACTTACATCAGAAGACCTTGAATCTCGTCTAGAAGCTGAACAAAAACATAAACAAGAAGCTGTTACTAAATTGGAGGAATTAACAACTAAAATGAGAGAGTTGGAAGATACGAAATCTCAGCTAGAAAAGGAAGTTGAAGAAAGGAAGAAATCAGATGATCAAGTGGAgaaattaaaattagaattaaaaGAACTTGATGACATTCACAATTCCTTTAAAGAATTGCAGGATAATTTTGGAGAACTTGAGAAAAAGATGGCCACAAAAGTAGAGGAAAATTTAACAGCTACAAATAAAGTGGAAACACTTGAGAGTGAAGTTGATAAATTTGAAAAGGAGAAAGTAACTGCAGACGGTCAAATAGAATCTCTTCAAAAAGATATTGAGCGACTAGAGAGAGAGAAAAATGAGGCATATAGTAAAATACAGGATCTTCAAGACAATACTGACAGACTTGAGAGAGAGAAAGATGAATGTGTACAGAGTATTACCTTGTTACAACAGAGTGTTTCATGTTTGACTGTCTTAGAAGATAAAGTGAACAAGTTGGAACAGGATGTTCTCGATGCTTATGCTGTAAATAAAGACTTAGAAGAAACCAAAACAAAACTGGAATTGAATCTTGAACATGGTAGACTGGAAATAAAGGAAAAATCAgaaagaacaaattcaatagaaaAATATGTCCAACAGTTGAAAGAGGAACTTTCTGGAAAAGGTATTGAGATTACAAATTTGACAGAAAAACTTGAAGAGATGGAAACAGTAAATTTCGGCCTCAGAGAAATGGttaaccaaacaaccaatcaaattCAAGAGAAGGATACTGAAATCAAAGAAATTGTTGTTGAGAGTCTGCAATCATCTGACAGTCCGTCGTCTGATTCACTGACAAATATTCGTAAAAAGATGAGGGACTTGAAACAAGAGTGTGAAAAGATCAAAACAGAGAGTGAAAATAAGTCACAAGAGATTGAACACCTTAAGAAAGAActagaaaaatctaaaaattcAAACTTGGAAAATGGAAATGAAATGAAGAAATTGGTTGAAAACTGTAAAGATTTAGAGTTCCAGTTGGAAGAGAAATCAATCGAAATTACAGACATGATAGAATGTAAGGTTGCCATTGAAACCAAGGTCAATGAATTAGAATGCAAGGTCACTGAAGTTGAATGTTTGTCAAAGGAGAAAACAACTCAGTTGATGGAATTGAATGATGaacttaataaaataaaagttgccAAAGAAATGTTGGAAGCTGACGTACGTGATTTGGAAGAGGAGAGAGAGGAGCTGCAAGCACACATTGAAACAAGGTCAAGTCTACAAAAGGATAATGAGACATTAGAAAAAGATATTATAGAGGAACAAAGGACAATAGAAGATTTGTCTGAAGTTCTACAgaaaaaacaaaaggaaaatggggaatatgtccaaAAACTGGAGGATCAAATTACTGAGCTTAAAAATGGTGTGTTGAGCAAAGAAGAGAACCATAAACAGAAGGTCACTTTACTTGATCAGGAAATATCACAGCTCAAGATTGAGTTGGAAGAAAAGTGTAATAGAATTGAGGAATTAAGCAGAGAAATTGATAATAAATCAGAATCTGTTTGTGAAAAAGATAAAAGATTTGTGGAACTTCAAACACAACTGAACAAAAATTTGAACTTGACTAACCAGCTGCAATCAGAGCAAAAAGTAATAAATCAAAGGGTTGAGAATGCTCAAATAGAAAGTGAAACATTGATCAGCCAAATCAATGATATAAGAAATGAAAAGGAAAGTCTGGAAAAAGATCATGAAGAATTAGGTGCAACATGTTCTGAACTTGAAAACATGACAGTAGATTTAAAGGACAGAAATGAAGCATGTTTGGCAGAAAATAACTCACTAAGACAACAAATTGAATGTGTTAATCAAGAaaagcaaactttacaaattgATTTAAATCAACTTAAAATGAAGTGTAATGAACTCGAAAGTTGTAGTTCTCAGTCTGAGACAAGTGATAATGAACACAGTTCTCGCAATGTGGCCAAGTTACAAATTGCTGAGCTCAAGTCTGCACTTCACATGCACAAGACACTGCATGAAAATGCAAAATCTGAGGTCTTAGAGAGTGAGGAAAGAATAGCAGAGCTTGAAAAGGAAATAGAATATTTAAAGAGTGAAATTATAAGTGTGAAAGATGAGGTTGATGTTGACAATGTTAAAGATGAGGATAAAGAAAATTTTACACATGAAAAAGAACACAAAAGtttcttaaataaattaaaatcagaCTTGGAAAGCAAAAATGTTGAAATAGAAAATCTGGAGAAACAAGTGGACAGTTTACAACAggaaaatttggaaaaaaatgaatcatgtGACAAACTTAAGTATGAATTAGAAGTTAAAAATGTTGAACTTCAAAAATTACAAGAAGACTTGGATAGTCTAAAACAGGACAAAAGCAAGACGGAAAAGTCATTGAAAGAGATGGATTGTTTGTCAAAAACATGTAAACAGCATGAGAGTTTGATTCAGGAACAGGACCTGAAAATAAAAAGCTTTGAAAAATGTGATAACGAAAAGCAGGCATTAGTGGAAGAAGTAGAGCTAATACAATCTAAATGTGAAAaacttgaaaaagaaaaaagtaaacttAAAACTGAGATTGATGGATGTAAGTTTCAAATGGAAGTGTCTGACAGAGAAATAAAAAACCTCAACCAGGCCATTTCTCAGCAACAAAAACTCATCTGTCAGCAGgcagaaaaaattaaagaaatagtTCAATGTGATGGGTCAGTCACAATTTCACATGAATTAGACACATTAAAATCTGACTTGAAGAGCAAGTCTGAGAAATTAGAACATCATAAAGATAAGTTAACTAAAGTGGAAAGTGATTTAGTCAGAATAAGTAATGAACTTAACAACAAAGAACAAATCATAGAGAACTTAAAGGAAAATCTGAATCAGTTCAGAGAAAATGAGTGCTTGAGTCCTACAAGTCAAAGTCACTGTGCTAGAAAGCTAAGGAAAGAAAAAATTGAAGTAGAAAACCAATTAATAGAAGCTAAGTTTAAGATTAAACAGTTAGAGAATGAAGTACATAATGGAGTAATGTCATCACCCAGACGCATGGTACATACTGAATCAATACAGAGGGCATCAGTAACTAGTCCTACAGTTCACAGAGAATTGAACAGg AGCCAGGAAAGGGAGCAGAACTTAAGAAGCCAATTACAACAAGCCAGTCAGACTGttaaacaacaaaatgaaaagaTCAGTGAACTGGAAAAACAGATCCTAGAAACCAGTACAAAACTTAGAGCTGCTGAAGATTCACTAAAACAAAGACAG tctttgtaTGGAGTTCCACAAGACAGTTTTGTCCAGGAAGATATGAAGAGATTACGAGAGGAACATGCTAAAAGATGGGAGATCATTCAGAACTTGGAGAAAGATTTACAGAAGAAAGAAAGCAAGCTTCAAAGTAAAAGTCAAGTGGTCAAAGATTTGAAACAAACGATGGAAATGGAGAGGGATAAGTTTGAAGCTGCTCTCAGAG ATGCCAATGCTAATGAGGCTGTGATTGAAGAATTAAAGAATGCCATAGCTTTACAGGAAGAAACAATGGAGGAACAAGACAGATACATACAACAGAAGGAAGAAACTATCAACAAGTTACAACAGG ATGTTGAAAAGTATACAGATAAATATCATCAGCTGTTGACCACCAGTGGGGACTCAGGAAAAGAAATGAGAGAAATGACAAGAGAGAATGTTAGACAGTCTGCAGAGGTTGATCAGTTCAAGAAAAACATGGAGGAAATGAATAGTAAACTGCAAAAACTGCAGGAGGAAAAATTAGAATTATTGAACAAATTCAATGAAAAGTGTAAAGAACTGAGTGAACTTCAAACAATACTTAAAGAAAAGAGGGAGGAGTGTGATAAACTTCAATCTTCAACAAAGGGAGATAATGGGGAAGATCTTGATAAGATAGTGGAAGAACTGAAGCGTAACAATCAGAAATTAAAGGATGATAAATTGTTACTTTCTGCTGTCATAAAGGAAAATAATGATGAACTTAAAGAAATGGAAAAGTTAGTATCAGAAAAACGAAAAGAGTGTGAAGAACTCAAATCACAGAATAATACTGAGAAGTTAGAAACAGTGGAGTCAAAAAATAAAGAGCAAGAACATATCATTACAGAACTGAAAAATAAGATCAAG GATAAAGACCACAGTCTGAGAGATTCACACAAAGAAGTTAGAAGTATGAATGAGGAACTGTCTAAAGTTAGACATGAATTAGATGTGTTGAAATCAGAATTAAAG GAAAAAAGTAATGCCATTACAGAATTTGGTAAACAGGTGCAACATAAAAATCAGGAGATTATCAGACTGCAGAGATCAATAGAAGATAAATCTACCGAACTTAAT AATTGGAAACTAGAACGTGATAAGTTAGTTGATGGTCTTGAAGGAATAATGAAGAAACAACAGAAAGAAATACACGatctgaaaaaacaaaaatctgagTTAGAAGATAAACAGACGTCCAGACACAGACAT AGATCCACTACACAGCATGAGAAATTGATCATTGTACCCGAT